In one window of Chryseobacterium phocaeense DNA:
- a CDS encoding glycoside hydrolase family 97 protein codes for MKKITVGAVLLSMMFAGVNAQSLKSPDGKFEMNFQLKQGVPYYNLKYNGAVVVEDSKLGLRLFKDSAIKFASEIAKPEDAKFDLNNGFTKKEEKRDSKNETWQPVLGEKKNYINHYNELAVTLDQASTNRSIVVKFRLFNDGLGFRYEFPQQKNLNYFVIREEDSEIDFPTDMKAWWMVADYDSQEYQYQETKISEIPAKWDKAFDANASQKLVKNAVQSPLMLKKEGKEPLYVNVAEAAVLDYPASHLEVDAQNFKFKTHLTADRQGAKGYIQTPSVTPWRTIIVAPKAEEVMDSKMIFNLNEPTKYTDTSYIHPTKYMGVWWEMIIGKSQWAYSTAENVHLGKTDFAKLTPNGKHAANNTKVKEYIDFAAENGFQGLLIEGWNIGWEDWFGHSKEYVFDFITPYPDFDIKMLNDYAHSKGIKLIMHHETSGSATNYERWADKAFQTMNKYGYDAVKTGYVGDIIPRGEHHYSQWTINHYYRIAEKANEYKIMVNSHESVRPTGESRTYPNYISAEAARGTEYEAFGGNKPDHQTVLPFTRWMGGSMDYTPGIFQTKLDYYFPGDKRFVKTTLAKQLALYVTMYMPLQMAADLPENYKKHMDAFQFIKDVAADWDDTKILSAEPGDYVITARKAKGTENWFVGGITDENKREYTVDFSFLDKGKKYEVTVYEDGKDADYIDNPQSYNIYKKQITSKSKLNFKMARSGGFAISVKPVN; via the coding sequence ATGAAGAAAATTACAGTTGGAGCAGTACTGCTCTCAATGATGTTCGCAGGGGTGAATGCACAATCTTTAAAATCACCGGACGGGAAGTTTGAAATGAACTTTCAGCTGAAACAGGGCGTACCGTATTACAATCTGAAATACAACGGCGCCGTGGTGGTGGAAGATTCCAAGTTAGGATTGAGATTATTTAAAGACTCAGCCATTAAATTTGCATCCGAGATTGCAAAGCCGGAAGATGCTAAATTTGATCTGAATAACGGTTTCACAAAAAAAGAAGAAAAACGTGATTCCAAAAACGAAACCTGGCAGCCGGTTCTTGGTGAAAAGAAAAACTATATCAACCATTATAATGAGCTTGCCGTTACCCTTGATCAGGCTTCTACAAACAGAAGCATAGTGGTAAAGTTCAGATTGTTCAATGACGGTCTTGGATTCAGGTATGAATTTCCACAGCAGAAAAACCTGAATTATTTCGTGATCCGCGAAGAAGATTCTGAAATCGATTTCCCAACAGATATGAAAGCCTGGTGGATGGTAGCAGACTACGATTCACAGGAATATCAATATCAGGAAACAAAGATCTCAGAAATTCCTGCCAAATGGGACAAGGCTTTTGATGCCAACGCTTCACAGAAACTGGTTAAAAATGCAGTGCAGTCTCCGTTAATGCTTAAAAAAGAAGGAAAGGAACCTCTGTATGTAAACGTGGCAGAAGCAGCTGTTTTGGATTATCCGGCTTCCCATCTTGAAGTGGATGCGCAGAATTTTAAATTCAAAACCCATCTTACAGCAGACAGACAGGGTGCAAAAGGATACATCCAGACCCCATCTGTAACGCCATGGAGAACCATCATCGTTGCCCCGAAAGCAGAAGAAGTGATGGATTCCAAAATGATCTTTAACCTTAACGAGCCAACAAAGTATACTGATACTTCCTATATCCACCCGACGAAATACATGGGCGTATGGTGGGAAATGATCATCGGGAAATCCCAGTGGGCCTATTCTACGGCAGAAAACGTTCATTTGGGTAAAACAGATTTTGCAAAACTTACTCCAAACGGAAAACACGCAGCCAACAATACAAAAGTTAAAGAATATATTGACTTTGCTGCCGAAAACGGGTTCCAGGGATTATTGATCGAAGGCTGGAATATTGGCTGGGAAGACTGGTTCGGACACTCAAAAGAATATGTATTCGATTTCATCACGCCTTATCCTGATTTTGATATCAAAATGCTGAATGACTATGCCCATTCAAAAGGAATTAAGCTGATCATGCACCACGAAACTTCAGGCTCTGCCACAAATTATGAAAGATGGGCAGACAAAGCTTTCCAGACGATGAATAAATATGGGTATGATGCTGTTAAAACGGGTTATGTAGGCGATATTATTCCAAGAGGAGAACATCACTATTCCCAGTGGACCATCAACCATTATTACAGGATTGCTGAAAAAGCCAATGAATATAAAATCATGGTGAATTCCCACGAATCTGTGCGTCCTACAGGAGAAAGCCGTACCTACCCGAATTATATTTCGGCTGAAGCAGCCAGAGGAACCGAGTACGAAGCATTTGGCGGAAACAAGCCGGATCACCAGACCGTTCTTCCGTTCACCAGATGGATGGGAGGGTCTATGGACTACACGCCGGGAATTTTCCAGACGAAATTAGACTATTATTTCCCCGGAGATAAGCGTTTTGTGAAAACTACGCTGGCTAAGCAGCTTGCCTTATATGTTACCATGTACATGCCTCTTCAGATGGCGGCAGACCTTCCTGAGAACTACAAAAAGCATATGGATGCCTTCCAGTTTATCAAGGATGTGGCGGCAGACTGGGATGATACGAAAATTTTATCGGCTGAACCGGGAGATTATGTCATCACGGCAAGAAAAGCAAAAGGAACTGAAAACTGGTTTGTTGGTGGGATCACCGACGAAAATAAACGTGAATACACCGTAGATTTTTCTTTCCTGGACAAAGGGAAAAAATATGAAGTAACAGTTTATGAAGACGGAAAAGATGCAGATTATATCGATAATCCTCAAAGCTATAATATCTACAAAAAGCAGATCACAAGCAAATCTAAATTGAACTTTAAAATGGCAAGAAGCGGCGGTTTCGCAATTTCTGTAAAGCCTGTCAATTAA
- a CDS encoding succinylglutamate desuccinylase/aspartoacylase family protein has product MKFIIVMAGFFGAGLLAEMKAQAVISMMSGTGNSRKDTVLAVKSGVQETRLPVTVIKGRDKGPVFSIVAGVHGYEYPPVIAVQEMLQEIKPEHIRGTLIIVPVANIESFQKRTPFVNPLDQKNLNTAFPGSSTGTVTDKIADLITREIISTSEIFLDIHGGDANEDLLPFVCYYDRKDKRNQTGLAREMAIKSQIGYVVSYPYNLYPSDPAKYAFKQAAQQGLTALSIEAGKLGTVQRENVDMIKTAVYNMLVETGNYIAKRPAQPTAKPVIHLNQQDYVRVPEDGIFYSSLKSGDKVKKKQVLGYITDEFGNKKQDIISDSEGIILYKIGTPPVNKGETLFCIGYNQ; this is encoded by the coding sequence ATGAAATTCATTATTGTAATGGCCGGATTTTTCGGAGCTGGTTTACTGGCAGAAATGAAAGCTCAGGCCGTCATCAGCATGATGTCCGGAACAGGGAATTCCAGAAAAGATACAGTTCTGGCTGTAAAAAGCGGAGTACAGGAAACCCGTCTGCCGGTCACCGTTATTAAAGGAAGAGATAAAGGGCCTGTTTTCAGCATCGTAGCCGGTGTACATGGCTATGAATATCCACCTGTTATTGCTGTTCAGGAAATGTTGCAGGAGATAAAGCCAGAACACATAAGAGGAACCCTCATTATAGTACCTGTGGCCAATATAGAATCGTTTCAGAAAAGAACACCGTTTGTGAACCCTTTGGATCAGAAAAATTTAAATACTGCTTTTCCGGGATCATCCACAGGAACGGTTACAGATAAAATAGCGGATCTCATTACAAGGGAAATCATTTCAACCTCAGAAATTTTTCTGGATATCCACGGGGGAGATGCCAACGAAGATCTGCTGCCTTTCGTGTGCTATTACGATAGAAAAGACAAACGTAACCAGACCGGGCTGGCCCGTGAAATGGCCATTAAATCACAGATTGGATATGTGGTATCTTATCCTTACAATCTATATCCGTCCGACCCCGCAAAATATGCATTCAAGCAGGCTGCCCAGCAGGGACTTACAGCATTGAGCATAGAAGCAGGAAAGTTGGGAACGGTACAAAGGGAAAATGTTGACATGATTAAAACAGCAGTCTATAACATGCTGGTGGAAACAGGTAATTATATTGCAAAAAGACCTGCTCAACCCACTGCAAAACCTGTCATTCATCTTAATCAGCAGGATTACGTCCGTGTTCCGGAAGACGGTATTTTTTACAGCAGCCTCAAAAGTGGTGACAAAGTAAAGAAAAAGCAGGTGCTTGGATATATTACGGATGAATTTGGAAATAAAAAACAGGATATCATTTCAGACTCTGAAGGTATTATTCTGTACAAAATAGGAACACCGCCTGTGAATAAAGGGGAAACTTTATTCTGCATAGGTTATAATCAATGA
- a CDS encoding glycoside hydrolase family 13 protein, whose product MKKLSIVAALSIAAAAFSQTKPLEKIEPAFWWKGMKNPELQIMVYGKDVSKNEVELSDGIQIKDIQKVENPNYVFITVNTNDIKVPEFKINIKKGNKNISSYRYELKKRTPGSADRESFTSKDVMYLIMPDRFANGDEKNDSRPDLIEKSDRSLPNGRHGGDLRGIINNLDYIQNLGATSVWLTPVNEDNEKVYSYHGYAQTDLYKIDGRYGTNEDYRELSQKLNQRKMTLVMDYVTNHWGVSHWMIKDLPSKDWIHWFDEGKDGFYRSNYKTTTQFDPNASEIDKKYALNGWFDTTMPDINQKNPLVLKYLTQNAIWWIEYAELGGLRVDTYPYNDKEAMAKWAKAITDEYPKFNIVGETWLYTAGQISAWQKDSKTGEAAGYNSNLPSVMDFMLFADMPKALKEKEGWDTGMIKLYNVFTSDFLYPDLKNILVFFENHDTERWNEIFNSDPKAYKMALTMISTVRGIPQIYYGSEIGMRGDKNKGGDADIRRDFPGGWKSDAQNAFNPSSQTPEQKDFYQFTQKLLNWRKGKEVIHAGKTKNYIPQDGVFVYFRYSDKENVMVVINNNEKDQTLDLKRFSESLNGAVRGKEIISGKEITLNNTLNVAAKTPLIIEIQNKN is encoded by the coding sequence ATGAAAAAACTATCTATTGTTGCAGCACTTTCAATAGCTGCAGCAGCCTTTTCCCAAACAAAGCCGCTGGAAAAAATAGAGCCTGCCTTTTGGTGGAAAGGAATGAAAAATCCTGAGCTTCAGATCATGGTGTACGGAAAAGATGTGTCCAAAAATGAAGTTGAACTTTCTGACGGTATTCAGATCAAAGATATTCAGAAGGTTGAAAACCCGAATTATGTTTTTATTACCGTCAATACCAATGATATTAAAGTTCCTGAATTTAAAATCAACATTAAAAAAGGAAATAAAAATATAAGTTCTTACCGATATGAACTGAAAAAAAGGACGCCCGGATCTGCAGACCGTGAATCTTTTACCTCAAAAGATGTTATGTACCTCATTATGCCGGACCGTTTTGCCAATGGCGATGAAAAAAATGATTCCAGACCGGACCTTATTGAAAAAAGTGACCGCAGCCTGCCCAACGGAAGACATGGCGGCGACCTCCGCGGAATTATCAATAACCTTGATTATATCCAGAACCTCGGCGCAACCTCAGTCTGGCTGACTCCCGTAAACGAAGACAACGAAAAAGTCTACTCCTACCACGGCTATGCCCAGACCGATCTTTATAAAATTGATGGCCGGTACGGAACCAATGAAGACTACCGTGAGCTCTCACAGAAGCTGAACCAGCGCAAAATGACACTGGTGATGGATTATGTGACCAATCACTGGGGTGTTTCCCACTGGATGATCAAAGATCTCCCCTCCAAAGACTGGATCCATTGGTTTGATGAAGGAAAAGACGGTTTTTACCGCTCCAATTACAAAACAACCACACAGTTTGACCCCAACGCTTCAGAAATTGATAAGAAGTATGCACTGAACGGCTGGTTTGATACTACCATGCCGGATATCAACCAGAAAAATCCTCTGGTGTTAAAATACCTTACCCAAAATGCCATCTGGTGGATAGAATACGCCGAACTCGGAGGATTACGGGTGGATACCTATCCTTACAACGATAAAGAAGCCATGGCGAAATGGGCAAAAGCCATTACGGATGAATACCCGAAATTCAATATTGTAGGGGAAACCTGGCTATATACGGCGGGACAGATTTCCGCATGGCAAAAAGACTCTAAAACGGGAGAAGCGGCAGGCTACAACTCAAACCTGCCTTCCGTAATGGATTTTATGCTGTTCGCGGATATGCCAAAAGCCTTGAAAGAAAAAGAAGGCTGGGACACCGGAATGATTAAGCTGTATAATGTTTTTACCAGCGATTTCCTTTATCCGGATCTTAAAAACATTCTTGTTTTCTTTGAAAATCACGATACCGAAAGATGGAACGAAATTTTTAATTCCGATCCGAAAGCTTACAAAATGGCTTTGACGATGATTTCCACCGTCAGAGGGATTCCACAGATTTACTACGGCTCGGAAATAGGCATGCGTGGCGATAAAAACAAAGGCGGTGACGCAGATATCCGCAGGGATTTTCCCGGTGGATGGAAATCTGATGCCCAAAATGCCTTCAATCCTTCATCACAGACCCCTGAGCAGAAAGATTTTTACCAGTTTACGCAGAAATTACTGAACTGGAGAAAAGGAAAAGAGGTGATCCATGCAGGGAAAACTAAAAATTACATTCCCCAGGATGGTGTTTTTGTGTACTTCCGATACTCGGACAAAGAAAATGTAATGGTAGTCATCAACAATAATGAAAAAGATCAGACGTTAGACTTAAAACGTTTTTCAGAATCATTGAATGGCGCGGTAAGAGGGAAAGAGATCATTTCAGGAAAAGAAATAACCCTGAATAATACCCTGAATGTAGCTGCCAAAACTCCATTGATTATAGAAATCCAAAACAAAAATTAA